In Puntigrus tetrazona isolate hp1 chromosome 23, ASM1883169v1, whole genome shotgun sequence, the DNA window agagaacatttggtgcatcataaagaggaaggtgcgacaaagaaggcccaagacgattgaacagttagaggcctgtattagacaagaatgggagagcattcctatttctaaacttgagaaactggtctcctctgtccccagacgtctgttgagtgttgtaaaaagaaggggagatgccacacagtggtgaaaatgtccttgtcccacttttttgggatttgttgacaccatgaaattctgaatcaacatatttttcccttaaaatggtacattttctcagtttaaacttttgttccgtgagttatgttctattctgaataaaatattagaagttggcacctacacatcattgcattcagtttttattcacgatttgtatagtgtcccaacttttttggaatccggtttgtataATGGTGTCTACTGGTCATGGATTATGTTGGTGGGAAGTTCAATCCCATTGGAAAAGTGCCCAAAACTACAAAAAGgtattttgtaatggttttactggaaaaGGTTAATAGCGCAAATTGGTATTATAATGGAAACCATTAGAATTTCTATGATGGTTTCCATTGGGCTTCCACTGTTTTTTAGCAGggtttttacactttaaatgtCATATCAGTACGGTAGGCTCACTAAACACGTTATTATAGGCTAGGCTTAGGATTCACACTGAGTTCTGACCAATAAAAGACATTCAAATCTATATCAACCAAAGGCCCTTGATATATGAAATGTTAAAGACGCTCAGCAAAATTATAACTTTACCGCCCTCTGCTGGACCCAAAAGAAACCTCACCcgatttatttaaagtatactaTCCAGGTAAATTAAGATGTTAACAAGATGTTAGTTTGACAGCAGTGAGCCGGTCAGTAAAATATTCAAGCGCCCCTACATAGCACTTAAAATGGCGACAACCACGTTTTCGCAAGGCCTGTATTAAAAAGTCAGTAACTTGGGCGACAGCGATAAAGACGAAGCGGGATATATATGCTATTCTTCACAAACACTCGAAGTGAGAAAAGTGAGGGAAAGTATGCCAAACCTTGTGCTGTCTCCGTCTGCTGGTAAGCCTCTCATCTGTCGCTCCGCTCATCTTACCGAGGGATCCCAAAAGTGCGTCCATTTTTAACACGGTCGCTGCTCACGTCGGCCTGGCTTCAACAGTTTGTGCGACACGTCTCGTCCAAGTTtgctttattacagtttttctcaattgctttggcacatttttcaaaacagtcttaactttctctaaactgttagtgcaaatgtcaaaactgtTTGCTGGAACTTCAGAACTCTATTGCATGTCTGCAAAATGTAGTTAGTCACCCAAAACTTttcattcatgcttcaaaacctagttatcttgtcagtcatttggccaaggccaccaaaatataaagtatttttgtcattgtgtgagccacgctggtcaaaatgtttagctgttttttcacCATGGCACTCAACCATGGAAATTaaggttttagtaaaacaaacaaaaaacaaaacaaaactaatattttttttgagaaCAGTCAAtagtacatagaaaaaaaaagtatatgaacatttgtatttatacagtacatttatttttgtaatgcactacATGTAATCGGAAATCTTGCTCGtccaattactgtacatttcagatgtcttacgttaccacaaatgcaaaataacacccatgagaagaagaaaaaaaaattattcttggtGGACATCCTGTCGCTCTTGTTGGTCAGGCCAAAGATTTTCATCAACATCACATCTGATGTTTTCCATTGCAATGCACCGGGGAAAAAATCTCCTTGAATGCCGTACCCATCCCCTGCAATGATCAGCTGTGATGTCCTCACATGCAGCATTCATGGCATTCAACAGAGACATCTGACTCTTCTATTTCCACCTCTTCCTCTATTGTGTCTTCCTCTAACACCACCACCACGTATTCTTACACGTCTTCCAATTGCTCTTCTACGAGCATGTTGCTGCAGTTCAGGGTTGTGGAAGTCctccattttccaaaaaaaaaaaaaaaaaaaaatggtagtgaTTGTGCTGTAGGCaatctacatatatatgctCTCAAACTTGATGGGTTACATGGTTGAATTAATTGGTTGATTGGTCGATTCAAATTGTGTTGCAATTAGAGGTCATTAGCCAAATAtcagacattacaaacaatgtcaatgacagatatttatagaatatacatgtatgtatactaacttttcataactgaatggatcgttttgagtgtgatggcttacacaatgaaaaaggaTTGAAAAGTTATGAAGAGTTTGACAGTTAAAGTGAGAATCGTCTGATCAGTTTTGATCAACAAGccatatgcaattaatttttgtgcaaaaatgcagaCAATTGTACTTACTGTTTGCGCACATGTGCCAAAGCATTTGCTCAAAACAATAAGAAATTCTAATCTGATGTGAACAAGAAGCTAATTGTTTAGAGATCTGaacttattgttttgaaaaattaaaatttcattcgagaattgagccaaagcaattgagaaaaactgtaatacatctCAACGTAGCTTGTAAAGACGccgttttgaaaaaaacatgtttaaattgACTGTTAAGACAAAGTTCAAATATGAGCGCTGCAAACATAATTAGCTTCCGTTTGCATTCAAGGTAATCTCTACGTCGCCATAAGAATGACCTCTAAAAAACGTCAAGGCAAAATATTGATGGACTTATTTTACACTACGCATTTTTCGACAAATTACAGAAGttacaaatttatttactttatttgcaaagcagaaatgtaaaaataaatagttgtttttggcaaaaaaaaaatgacaccatCACAAAATAGGTTTAATCTTCgatttttattgacaaatctcCTCACAGACAATTTCATAGTTGTGAACCGCTTGTACGAGGTCGCTTTcctgtattttgaaaatgaaaccaTCAGAGCGTATAAACTGTAAACCGATTTGAAACCTTTACGATGGGTGTGAACGCACAGGTGCGAGTTAAGAGTCTGACGAGGAGTCTTTGACGTCCGTGCTCTCCGTGGCCTCGCTGACCTCGCTCATTTCTTTGCTCTCTCCTCCACTGTCCCCGTCTCCCTCCTTCTCTCCGTCCTGCACCGTCAGCTTCTCCACCAGGCCAGTAACAGATGTGTCCTGAGATGCTGGCGTCTCAGAGCCCCACAGACGAACACCTGGTTTCTGCAACTGCACATCAAGTAAAAGATAGTATCTTGCgtagcgattttttttttttttataaaagtgttaaacGTGTTTTTGAGCGAGTACGCTTTTTAACTGGCAACACTGAATATTGAGAATACAGataatggattttaaaaaaaaaaagaaaagaaaaaagctatGGTAGCTTTTTAATTCCTGAAGTTGAACCCAATTTAGCCCGtctaatttgttaaattaaaatctgtGGAAGGTGCGACTCAAATGCACTGACCAAATTTAGATACGTGAATGTGTGATTCTGTTACTAACACTTATCTACCTACAGTAATTGGGCAGTAATTattaagataaaaatacatattttttgattAGGTATTCAAAAGCCACTTGGCTCGCAAGTTGGCACAAGCACGCAACATAGATGCATCGTGACTGCTGTTAGAGTCCTGAACAAACCGCTGAAAATCTGTGAGCAGGCTAATTGAATATTTGTGGTTTGTTTCAccgaagattaaaaaaacatttgtgcccGTGTTATTCTTCCACATATGTTCAGTGGGGGTAGAGGTTCGGGTTACGATTTGGGAAATTGTTTATTCATCTCCCTTTGAGgagttaataataatgatgatgatatgTACTTGCACACACTATACCTCATCTGCCATCTGTGTGAGATTCCTCTTCATGGCATAAGCATCTTCTCCATCAGCGTAATATTTGGGCTCCACTTCACTGATCCTACAACACAGCATCAGGAAACATTTTGTGATGCAATGCAATAAcgcaacacatacacacacacacacgcacacacacacttaatgtCTCTTCACTTTATCATGACACATATGATGTTAAAACAGAGCTGTTTTTATAAATAGCTTAATTCTATTCCTATCAATGTAACACTAGTTTAGTACAATTAACAGTTAATCATGCGCTTAATTACACTGAAGTTTTTGAAGTTGAACTGCGCCTGAAGGGTCACTATTAACACAGGACGTCGTCTTTATACCTTCTATTTAAAAACAGCGTGTGAAAGTAAAGAGACAGCTGCAGTTGTTTCATTGTGATACGACTCCATCTAGcattttctgaaattaaatttgatttgtagccaatttattcatttagcccATATTCTTTCACAGCACAATACAACAGAACTGGGAAAAAGAAGCGATACTCACTGAAACTTGAGTGTGTTTGAGTACAAGTGAAGAGCGGCCCGGTTACTGAAATGAGAACAGAAGCAGGGTCAGGACGATCCATCTATCAGGCCTGATATGATGACAGAGGGCGCATGTCCTACCTCTTCCTGACATGTAAAGACACATATTTGGCATTGAAGTTCTCAATCATGGCTCTGCTGGCTTGATCCATCAGTTTTTGAGCCAGTCCTAGACGCCTGTGAGAGCGTTTAACTGCCTACATTAACACACAGCAGTGCATTTATTATAGACGCGCGGAAAATATAAGTCAACGTGAGCAGAAATGACACGAAAGAGCAGCAgatgtgtttatattaaaacactaCCAGTGATGTAATGTGTCCATGAGGCACATCGTCAGGATCCTCCTCCCTGAAAAATATGCaacatacattatatttatagtatCTAATTCATTCATTGTGATAATTACGGCTTTTACATGATTTACTGgttattactttatttacacaataaccttttttaaagggacagtttaccagaaaaaaaaaaagaaaattctgtcatcatttaccctcatgcaaataacaaaatgaagaaaattctGCCTTATTAGAACATAATAGgacataatgtaatatattttgagcggtgttggtaaccaaacagtttggGTTTCCACTGACTTCCAGTGAAAATCTCACACAAAAtcaattaagaaaaacaaaacttacaTTTTAGCCAAAACGTAACCCACTATCTTCCCATTCTCGTCCTCTGCAATGTACGACAGCtggaaaacaaacagagcagTTCAGCACATGACAATCAGTGTCTGTATAGAGAGCAGCGTCGGTCTCAGACCTGTGGCCAGGACAGGCCGTGGTAGAAGTAGTACTTCATCTGATAGTTTTCTGGAAGACACAGCAGGTTGCAGTGCTGCATGTTCATCAGATCTTCCGGCTGAAAACAtgtgaaagagaaaataattgaGTCGAGCTGTTCTCAACCTGCCTCCTGCTTGaatcattaacattaactacATTAGCCAAACCTAACTGTTTAAATCTAACATCCAGAGAGAAACTGGAAAATAGTTGTGGTGCTTGACTGATGTAAGTGTACCTCTGAAATAAGAGACACAGTCAAACCTTTCAGACACCTGTTAtaatttttggtatttttactAGTGGGTGCAGAACTCTGTAGTCCAGTATGAGTGGGAATAggaaaattaagtaaaatgttGCATATTATACCCAACAATTATCCATACAGTGCACTGccattaatctttttttttttttaaattaaacacactTTAACCTGACCATgcttaagtgtttgttttttattaatataatttttaaatgtaaccttTTTACACCTCAGATTGAGCAGAATTAAGCATTActtgcatgaaataaattgGTATCTCCTAAGTGTGTACTTAAATGTAACAACTTCTCAACCTAGTTCATTACATGCCTTTCAATCTGACATTATCAAGATGAATTTGTTCTGACACAGATCAACAgttcacatttttctttccaCTTTATGAACTATAGCGAATAGACGTCTTAATAAATGTTGGTTTGACTGTGAAAGCACTCAAAAGTAACGTTACGGAATACGGTCCCTTTAAAAACTATTGAATCGCAAAACGTCGTAGACTCAATAAAGAAGCATACTAGTTAATACATCCTGTGCCTCGTCGTACAGAACGAGTCAACGATGCCCAAATGGGTTTTGAGGCACAGACACTAAACTGTCTGATAACTGCAGCAATGCCTTGTCTTTAGTTTCGTTTAAGTTACTCACCCGTGCGTTGCGTATATTCATTTTGCCTTCTGGATGGCttgataaatatatgatatgatattaaTACAGTTTTCAAATAGTCAAATATCTTTCTGTAGAATCGAATAAGCAGGCAGACAGACACAGCTATATCACTACAACCATGTTGCCCGTGACCGGAAGACGGATGCTGGGGTTGTAAAGCTCTTCCGGTGATAACCATAATAAAAGTCCTTTAAAAAGCCACGAAACGAAGATTTATGGTTTcgacttatattttatttctaaaggaCTTACATTCtggattatttgtttttaattaactatttatattgcaaatcatatttatagatttttaaaaatgcatagagaaaaaaatattaaaactacaatTCTACTATTAAACTTAATTCCTCAAGGCcttaattttgttatatttattaaagctattttttttctaaggaGAATTTCCGCTCCTCTTCCAGTCTTTCATGTGTTCTtcataagcatttttaaatcgCGATAGGATTTTCATGTgcatagcatttattaaaacaaagtgtACAACAGTCTCTATAAAGATCAATAAAGACACTATAGATTATTAACTATATAATTTTGTTGCAATATTAGCTGCGCTGAAATGAGTCAGAATCATTAAGAGAATATGAAAGgatcagatgaaaaaaaacagacacatgtGAGGCATCTTAACTATGCTTTATTGTAAAAGTATTTgtctattataataaaatagaaaacactggACTGAACTTGTACAGAGAAATTAAATAACTCACAAATATGTTTTAgaagcccaaaaaaaaaaaaagccagacaAGCAGTTATTcagaaaattatttgttttaggcAGCCACACAGGATGTTGAGattcagtgctgtcaaaaacacaacctcacaacacaacaaaattggTAAGAGACACTGGTTCAGTGTCTATATACGTAGTGCTGACACCAAAAGCAACAGCGAGCAGAAATAGACCGAGCCCAAATGAAGGAACAAACATTAAAGCTCatctattaaattatttacagagCGATGTGGAATGTAATACATCTACTTTAATAAGACTACTCATATTCGTGGCTCATTAAGCCAATCGGTGGGAACCTTAAGACATGGTTAAATGgcatatacatacagtacatgcacTGGAATCCTAATACCTGGAAGCTTATGGTATCTTTCTTTTGTGTGGTCCAGTTATAGCATTGATTtctacaaaacaaatgcaagaaAATACATGAATACCACCACCACCGCAGGAGCAGATTGTACCCTTTATGCCACTTCTGAAACGTGGACAGTATTTAATGCAAGACTTCTGCTTGTTGAAAGAGGAATGCGTAACAGAGAAAAAGCAGCGcagtataaaatacaataatgatGCATAACTAAAAATTGTTTAGAATGAAATATagaacaaaataatgaaaaaatctcCTGTAAAGCACTATATATCATATTGAGCTGGTTATGTTTAATAGCATACAAAGTGTTTGCTAACATCGTTGGTCCAGAGTGCATCTTCAAATACTTAAGTgcccttttctctcttttatttcaGGCACTCATCTgattccaaaaagaaaaaatgcttcAGGTTGCCATTTCCGTCGTCCCGTTCTCTCACAGTTTGTGTGGGTTCACCCATTTGTATGTACCCTCGTAGCGGAAGCCCACCTTCTGTACCAGCTCATCGGCCTCGGCGGGACCACGGCTGTGAGAGAGAGCCAGACGACGTGTGAGAGATTTTACACGTCGCTTTACACGTGTCTAAAAAAAGGAGCTTGTTTTACCTTCCGTATTTGTACTTGATGGGTGGCGTCTTCTCCTTCTCTATCTTATGAAGCAGAGGAGTGAAGATCCTCCAGGCTTCCCTCAACTCGTCACTTTCAGAGCCAAAATTCAGACATCGATGCTTCAGAATCATTACAAACAACATGGTGCATCTACATTACCCCCGAAATCACAGCGAGACACGCACCTTCGTACAAAATGCATTTGGCTGCCACAGAAGACGTCCAGAATCAGACGTTCGTAGGCGTCAGGCAGCTTAACGTCCTTCGAAAAAGCAAAGACGAGAGAGAAAGCGTTTAACCAAGTAACTTTAATAAAGATTTCTGGTTGGAATAAGTCATTTCTCACATGTTAGTATTTAAAGTTGCCAATTAGGACAAAAGAAACCGAATGTGAGTGTATGGAAGGTGTGTGCTTTACCCTGTATCTGCTGTGGTAGGTCAGATCCAGCTCCGTCTCTTCAGGGCTGAAGTAGACTCCGGGTTTCTTGCTCATCATCTTGGCGTAGATGGCCTCGTTGGGCTGCACGCGCACCACCAACTCGTTCCTCCTGCACTGAGAGTTGAAGATGTCTCCAGGAACGTCTGTGAACTGCAGCCTCACCTCGGCCTTCCTCTCATTCAGAGCCTTTCCACACCGGAGGACGAAGGGAACACCtggggagagagagacgagGGTAAGCAAAcggtttaataaaatatcaacgTATTCAGGAAGGCTGTCGGGTAAATCCTGCTGTTCAGTTTGGAGTcagtaaaaatgttctttagacGGTACTGAAAG includes these proteins:
- the naa10 gene encoding N-alpha-acetyltransferase 10 translates to MNIRNARPEDLMNMQHCNLLCLPENYQMKYYFYHGLSWPQLSYIAEDENGKIVGYVLAKMEEDPDDVPHGHITSLAVKRSHRRLGLAQKLMDQASRAMIENFNAKYVSLHVRKSNRAALHLYSNTLKFQISEVEPKYYADGEDAYAMKRNLTQMADELQKPGVRLWGSETPASQDTSVTGLVEKLTVQDGEKEGDGDSGGESKEMSEVSEATESTDVKDSSSDS